TCACCTGGCGCGAGGTCGACCTCGACGCGGCTGCGCTCGCCGAGCTCGAGCGGCTCTCGAGCGAGGCCGGAATCGACGCGCCCGGCGTGCCGACCTTCCGCATCGGCGCCGCGCTCGTGCTCGGCTTCGAGAGCGCGGACACGACCGGCGCGCGCGTCCGCGCGCTGCTCCAGGGCGCGACACCCGCTCCGGCCGACGCGGTCGAGACCGGCCTCTTCGGCACGCTGCGCGCCTCGGAGCTCGGCCTGCCGCTCTTCACCGTCGCGCTCGGCCTGATCGACGGCGTGAACCCGTGCGCGATGTGGGTGCTGCTCTTCCTGCTCTCGATGCTCGTGAACCTGCGCGACCGCCGCCGCATGGCGCTCGTCGCCGGCACGTTCGTGCTGGCGAGCGGCGCCGTCTACTTCGCGTTCATGGCCGCGTGGCTGAACGTGTTCCTGTGGATCGGCGTCTCGCGCGGGCTGCGCATCGCCCTCGGCGTGACCGCGCTCGCGATCGGCGCGCTCAACCTGAAGGACTCGCTTGAGCCCGGCCGCGGCCCGTCGCTCTCCATCCCCGAGCGCGCCAAGCCCGGCATCTACGCGCGGGTGCGCGCGCTGCTTCGCGCGGAATCGCCGCTCGCGTCGCTCGCCGGAGTGGCCGCGCTCGCGCTGCTCGTGAACAGCGTCGAGCTGCTCTGCACCGCCGGGCTGCCGGCGGTCTACACGGCCGTGCTCGCCCGCGCGGAGCTCTCGACCGCTCAGCACTACGGGTACCTCGCGCTCTACAACCTGGCTTACGTCGCCGACGACGCGGCCATGGTGACGATCGCCGTCGTCACGCTCGCCAAGTCCAAGCTCGGCGAGCGGGCCGGCCGCGCGCTGAAGCTCGCAAGTGCCGCCGTCATGCTCGCGCTCGCGATCGCCCTGCTCTTCTTCCCGGGGCTTCTGCTCTAGCGAGCCGACTGGGACTGCACGCGCCGCAGCGCAGCCGCGCACGGGTCGGCCGTGGCGTCCGGGCTCGGGCCGGGCGGGTTCGCACCAACTCGATCGAGCCAGCCGCTGCAGACTCCGCGGTACTCGGCGATCAGCTCCGCCGCATCCGCGAGCGAGTTCTCGTCTGGCGCGCTTCGCAGCGACCCGACGACGGTCTCCCCGCGGACGTCTGCCTCGTCGAGGCGCCGGGTGATCGAAGGCAGGTCCGAAACGGCGGCTTCGCCGGACGCGCTCGCCAGCGCCTCGGCGAAGAGCCTCGCGCCCTGTCGCGCAGCGGCGATCTCCTCGCGCGCTGTGAGCGCCCCGCCCTGCGCCGTCGCCCTTCCCATCGCGTAGAGCTCGAACAGAAGCGCGGCGCCGAGCACCACAGCGATCCCGCCCGCGATCCACAGTAGCCAGACCGCGGGCCGTGCCTCAGGGCGCTCGTCGTCTCTTCTCACCATGACACGGCCGAGACTAGCGAAGTGCGGGCCGCAGTCGCACGGGCGAGGTTGCGGGTGGCGGTGAGACTCGACCTCGGGACTTTCATGCGCGGTGAGTCGGTCCTCGAATTCGCCGTTTTGCTGGACACGATCGGCTCGAGGATCGCGACCGGAGAACTCCGTCGGTGTGCATCCCGGCGTCGCGGCGGATGACTCGCCGCTTTACGGCGCCGGCCCGTCGGAAAACCGTCTCCGGTCCTCCCGGCTTGGCTTTGACGTCCCCGGTGGCTCACCGGAGCACCCGCTTGCCCGCCCCGCGGCTTCTCGAGTGTCGGCCGATTCTCCGAGCCTGCGATCGCGCCGCGAAGACGAGCCCTCTTGCCTCCTCGGCTCGGTCCCGACCGACGACCACAGAGTTACGCCCGCGGCGCAAACGTGTCAACCACGACTTCACTCGCGCGCCGGGCGATAATCGCGGCCGGATTCATCGAGCCTTGGGAGGGCCGAACGTGCAGCGTTTCAAGATCGAAGTTTCGGACAGCTTGCTCGCCGATCTCGCCGATCGCCTGGCGCGAACGCGTTTTCCCGACCAGCTCGAGGGCGCGGGCTGGGATTACGGCACCGAGCTCTCCTACCTGCGCGAGCTCGTCGCGCACTGGCGCTCGAAGTACGACTGGCGCGCGCACGAGCGCGCCTTGAATCAGTTCGAGCACTGGAAGGCGAAGGTGCGCGGCCTCGAGCTGCACTTCATCCACCAGCGCTCGAAGGAGCCGGGCGCGCTCCCGCTCGTGATCACGCACGGCTGGCCCGGATCGGTGTACGAGTTCCACAAGATCATCGGCCCGCTCACCGACCCCGTCGCGCACGGCGGCCGCAAGGAGGACGCGTTCCACGTCGTCTGCCCGTCCATGCCCGGCTACGGCTGGAGCGAGGCGCCAAAGCAACCCGGCTTCGACATCAAGCAGGTGGGCGAGACCGTCGCCGCGCTGATGGCCGAGCTCGGCTACGGGCGCTACGGCGCGCAGGGCGGCGATTGGGGCGCGATCGCGACGGCCTGGATCGGCCGCGTCGATCCCTCGCACTGCGCGGGCATACACATGAACATGATCGTCGCGGGTCCGCCCGCCGGCGCGGCCAATCCGATGGAGGGCGTGACGCCGCAAGAGATGGCCTGGCTCGGCGAGATGGGCAACTTCCAGAAGAACGAGGTCGGCTACCAGCAGATCCAGGGCACCAAGCCGCAGACGCTGGGCTACGGGCTGAACGATTCCCCCGCGGGCCTGGCCGCCTGGATCGTCGAGAAGTTCCACGGCTGGAGCGACTGCGGCGGGAAGATCGAGTCGCGCTTCTCCAAGGACGAGCTGCTCACCAACGTGATGATCTACTGGATCACGCAGTCGATCACGTCGTCGACGCGGCTCTACTGCGAGACGATGCGCGCGGGCCGCTTCGGCGCGGCCGAGGGGCGCATCGAGGTGCCGACCGCGGGGGCGATCTTCGCCAAGGAGCTGTACAAGGCGCCGCGCAAGTGGGCCGAGGCCGGCTTCAACCTGAAGCAGTGGTCCGTCTTCGACCGCGGCGGCCACTTCGCCGCGCTCGAGGAGCCGAAGCTGCTGGTCGACGACGTGCGCAAGTTCTTCCGGGAGCTTCGCTAGGCGAGCGTGAGCGGAATCGAGCGCGTCCTGGAGATCTCCGCGTCGACGCGCGTGCTGCGCGAACGGCGCGGCACTGCGCTCGACGCCGCGCGCGGCGGGGCGCTGCTCGGCCGCGAGTTCCTGCACCTGCGCGCGCTCGCCGAGCGCTGCGCGGCCGAGACGGGCGCGCCGTTTCGCGACTCGCTCGGCGCCACGGCGCTGGCGCGGCTGGTCGCGGTCTGCGCGCAGGCGAGCCCGCGCTTCGGGCCGATCGTCGCCGAGCGGCCGGGGCTCGCGGCGGCGCTGGCCGGCACGCTTCGCGACCTGCGCGACGCGGGCATCGCGCCGGGCGCGCTTCCCGACGCGGTCGCCGATCTGCGCGCGCTCTACACCGATCTGGAACGCGCGCTCGCGCGGCTCGCCGGTGAGGGTCTGTACGACCGCATCGGCCTGTTCCAGCTCGCCGTGCGCGGCGCGCCCGCCTGGGTCGCGCGGCGCGGCTTCACGCGCGCGGAGGTGCACGGCGCGACCGAGGTCGTAGGCTCCGCCGGCGACCTGGTCGACGCGATCGCGGGCGCGCTGCCGGAGGGCGCCTTGCGCTTCTTCCAGCCCGACTGGGGCGACGCGCACGCGGAGCGCGTGCGCGCCGAGTGGGCCTGGCGCGGATTCACGCCGGAGGGCGGCGAGGTCGTCGATCGACCCGCGCTGGACCGCGACGGGGCGATTCCCACGGGAAGGCTTCGACTGCTCCGCGCGCGATCCCCGCGCGAGGAGCTCGAGCTCGTCGCGCGCGAGGTGCTCGCGCTCCTCGAAGCCGGCACGCCGCCGCGCGAGATCCTGATCGTCGCGCGCTCGCTCGAGCCGTACGGCCCCTGGCTCGAGCCGATCTTCGGCGGCTACGGCATTCCGGTCACGTCGTCGCTCTCGCAGCCCGCGGTCGCGAATCCCGAAGCGCGAGCCTGGCTCGACCTCTTGCGCGCGCTCGGGCGGGATCTGGAGCGCGGCGCGCTGCTCGGCTTCCTCGACGCGGTGCTCCCGCGCGAGCAGGCGCGCCTGGCCGAGCGGCTCGCGCGCGAAGCGGCCGTCGTGCGCGGCGAACACGACTGGCTCGCGGCCCTCGACGCGGCGCGGCCGGAGCCCGGCCTCGATGCGCTTCGCGGCGCGATCGCGCGCGCGATCGACGCTCGCCGTGCCTTCGCCGCGTCGCGCTCGTTCGCGGAGGCCGCTTCGATCGCGCGCGCGCTCGGCGCTGACCTACCCGGCGACGATGGCCGAGCAGCGCTCGAAGGCGCGGCCGGGCTCGACGCGATCGAGCGGGCCGCGGGCGCTGCGCACCCGCCCACGACCGAAGCCGCCGCCGCCGCGCTCGAATCGCTCCTGCTCGAACTCGCAACTCCCTGGCGCGCGCGCGACGACGGCGGCGTGCGCGTCCTCGACGCGATCCAGGCGCGCGCGCTCCCGTGCGAGCAGCTGTTCCTGCTGGGCATGAACCACGGCGCGTGGCCGCACGAGGTGCGCGAAGACCCGTTCCTCTCCGACGCGATCCGCGAATCCCTGTGCGCACGGCTGCGCAGGCCGATCCCGATCCGCGCTCGCGCGCTCGCCGAAGAGCGCTTCCTGCTGGGCCTGCTGCTCTCGCAGGCGCGCGCTCGCGTGACGATCACGTTTGCGGAGGCGGACGGCGCGGGGCGCGCGCTCTCGCCCTCTGGCTTTCTGCGCAACCTGCCGTTCGTCGCTCCCGGCAGCGACGTCGTCGGGCTCGCGACGGTGCCGAGCGACACGGCCCCGGATTTCGCGCGGGCGCCGGCCGCGGTGACTCCGAGCGAGCGGGACTTCGTGGCGCAGACCGACGCGTTCCACTCCGATGCGCTCCCCTTCGACGGCGGCGTCGGAGCCGCGGCGCTTCGCCTTCCCGACTCGCTCTCGCCGAGCTTCGTCGCCGAGCTCGGCGTCTGCCCGCTCCGCGCCTTCGCGAGGTCGGTGCTCGGCGCCCGCGAGCTCGAGGACCCGTCTCCCGACGCGCTCGACGCGAACGAGGCGGGGCAGCTCGCCCACGACGCCCTGCGCCGGCTCTACCGCGGCCTCTTCGACGAGGGCAGGCTTGCGCCCGGCACGAACCCCGACGCGGCGATCGCCCGCGCGACCGCGTCGCTTCCCGGCGCGCTCGCGCAGGCCGCGGAGAAAGCGCGCACCCGTGTGCGCACGCGCGAGCCCGGGCTCTGGGCCGCCCATCTCGGCTTGGTCGAGCGCGCGATCCGTGACTTGCTCGAGCGCGACCTTCGCACCCTGCTCCCGACCGGCGTCGTCGAGCTCGAGACCGAGCGGAGCGTTCGCGCGCGGGTGCAGCTCCACGGCGAGCGGGGCCTCGAGCTCGAGGGCCGCGTCGACCGGATCGTGCGCGCTCCGGACGGCGCGCTCCGCGTGGGCGACTACAAGACGTCGCGCGACTTCGCAAAGCCCGTGGAGAAGAGCCGCGTCAAGCACGGCACTTCGCTGCAGGTGCCTCTCTATGCGCTCGCCGTCGCGAGCGAGGGGAACACGCGCGAGGTGATCGGCGAGGCGCTGCCGGTGCCGCTGCGGCCGGAGCGCGACCCCGACCGCGAGCGCGACAAGGAGCGCTCGCTCGAGCTCGGCGAGATCGAGACGCTGGCTCTCCCGGTGCTCGACGAACTCCACGGCCTGCTCGCGCGGGGCTTGTTCCCGTTCTGGCGCGATCGCAAGGAATGTCGTTACTGCGCCTACACGATCGCGTGTCGTCGCGAGCACGGGCCGAGCCGCGAGCGCCTGGCGGCGGCGGACTCGCTCGCTTCATGGCGCGCGCTTCGCGGCGGGGGCGACGCATGAGGGACCGCGGCGCGCGGGAGCGCGGGGCGCACGACTTCGACACCAACCTGGTGGTCGAGGCGGGCGCGGGAAGCGGCAAGACCAGCCTGCTGGTCGAGCGCGTGGTCTGCCAGATGCTCGCGCGCGGCCTCGACGTGGACGGCTTCGCCGCCATCACCTTCACCGAGAAGGCCGCGGCCGAGATGCGCAAACGCCTGGCGAGCGCGCTGGCCGAGCTTGCGGAGCTCGCCGGCGCGCGCGTTCCGCCGGAGCAGGTCGGAGAGGAGACGGAGGCGAAGCGCGCCTACCGCTGGCTCTCGCTCGCGCAGTCGCCCGAGAGCATCGCCGACACCGCGAAGCGACGGCTCGCGAGCATCGTCGCGGCCGAGGTCTCGACCATCCACGGCTTCTGCGCCGGGCTGCTGCGCAGATTCCCGCTCGAGGCGGGCGTGGACCCGCGCTTCAGCGTCGACACGGGACTCGGCTTCGACGAGGTGCGCCGCGAGCTCTGGCGCGACTTCCTGGCTTCAGCCGACGGCCCGGGCGGCGCGCGCGCGCCGCTCTGGCGTCAGGTGATGCTCGGGCTCGATCTCGCCGAGATCGAGGAGCTCGGTCGCGCTTGCGGCTCGTTCGGGATCGACGGCGAGCGCGGCCGCTTCGAGCTGCCGGCCTCGGAAGAGCGGCTCGGCGAGCTCGCGACCCGGTGGCTTTCGCGGATCGACGCCTGTCTGTCGCCCTCGCCCGCAAAGGGCGCGGAGAGCTGGCTCGACGCCGCGCGTCTGCCGCTCGCCGCGCTTCGCGACTCGGGCACGTCCGCGATGCGCGAGGAGATCCAGCGCGCGAGGTGCATCGGCGGAACAGGCAAGGAACGCGGGCTGCTCGACACGAAGCCGCCGACCGCGAAGAAGCGGCCCGACTTGGAAGAGCTGGCCAAGGAGGTCCACGCCGATCTGATCCGCCTGCGCCGCGTCGACGACGCGCTGATCGCCGGCGCGCTATCGCTGGTCCGGCCCTACGCCGCGGCGGCCGTGCGCGAGGCCCGGCTGCGCGGGATCCTGCCCTTCGACGCGCTGCTCGTGCTGGCGCGCGATCTGCTCCGCACCCGTCCGGAGGTGCGGCGCAGCCTCGGCGCGCGCTATCGCGCGCTCTTCCTCGACGAGTTCCAGGACACCGACCCGATCCAGTACGAGATCGTGCTGCTTCTGGCGGAGGACCCCGCGTCCGAGCCCGCCGGCGATGCGTTCGAAACCGTGCTCGCGCGGGGCAAGCTCTTCATCGTCGGAGATCCGAAGCAGGCGATCTACCGCTTCCGGGGCGCCGACGTCAGCGCGTACCAGAAGGCCGTCGCGCGCGTGCGCGCGCAGGGCGGAGAGGTTCTCGAGCTCGTCACGTGCTTCCGCTCGCCTCCCGAGCTGCTTGCTCCGCTCGATCGGATCTTTCCCGATATCCTTTCGACGAAGAATCCCGAGCTAGCCCACGCGTACTCCGGGTACAACGGGCT
The Deltaproteobacteria bacterium genome window above contains:
- a CDS encoding NrdH-redoxin, producing the protein MGATAELEIFTRRGCPHCEDAREFVAELERERADLRVTWREVDLDAAALAELERLSSEAGIDAPGVPTFRIGAALVLGFESADTTGARVRALLQGATPAPADAVETGLFGTLRASELGLPLFTVALGLIDGVNPCAMWVLLFLLSMLVNLRDRRRMALVAGTFVLASGAVYFAFMAAWLNVFLWIGVSRGLRIALGVTALAIGALNLKDSLEPGRGPSLSIPERAKPGIYARVRALLRAESPLASLAGVAALALLVNSVELLCTAGLPAVYTAVLARAELSTAQHYGYLALYNLAYVADDAAMVTIAVVTLAKSKLGERAGRALKLASAAVMLALAIALLFFPGLLL
- a CDS encoding cytochrome c-type biogenesis protein CcmH, whose amino-acid sequence is MVRRDDERPEARPAVWLLWIAGGIAVVLGAALLFELYAMGRATAQGGALTAREEIAAARQGARLFAEALASASGEAAVSDLPSITRRLDEADVRGETVVGSLRSAPDENSLADAAELIAEYRGVCSGWLDRVGANPPGPSPDATADPCAAALRRVQSQSAR
- a CDS encoding epoxide hydrolase 1; translation: MTRRFTAPARRKTVSGPPGLALTSPVAHRSTRLPAPRLLECRPILRACDRAAKTSPLASSARSRPTTTELRPRRKRVNHDFTRAPGDNRGRIHRALGGPNVQRFKIEVSDSLLADLADRLARTRFPDQLEGAGWDYGTELSYLRELVAHWRSKYDWRAHERALNQFEHWKAKVRGLELHFIHQRSKEPGALPLVITHGWPGSVYEFHKIIGPLTDPVAHGGRKEDAFHVVCPSMPGYGWSEAPKQPGFDIKQVGETVAALMAELGYGRYGAQGGDWGAIATAWIGRVDPSHCAGIHMNMIVAGPPAGAANPMEGVTPQEMAWLGEMGNFQKNEVGYQQIQGTKPQTLGYGLNDSPAGLAAWIVEKFHGWSDCGGKIESRFSKDELLTNVMIYWITQSITSSTRLYCETMRAGRFGAAEGRIEVPTAGAIFAKELYKAPRKWAEAGFNLKQWSVFDRGGHFAALEEPKLLVDDVRKFFRELR